The following nucleotide sequence is from Callithrix jacchus isolate 240 chromosome 12, calJac240_pri, whole genome shotgun sequence.
CATTGTCTTTTACCTCATTTCCTGTAAAATATGAAAGCGGGGGCTGTCAGTTGCCTCTGTTGACCATCtgctccttgaggacagggacccttatttttttttgagacagagtctcactttgtcgcccaggctggagtatagtggcgcaatctcggctcattgcaacctctgcttcctgggttcaaacagttctcatgctctcagcctcctgagtagctggtactgcaggcatgcaccaccatgcttggctaatatttgtatttttagtagagacggggtttcaccatgttggccaggctggcctcaaactcctgacttcaagtgatcagcctgcctcggcttcttaaagtgctggagttacaggtgtgagccaccatgcctggcctctaattgttattttatataccggtatgcatatgtttgtgtgtgtgttaaaatttTGTTacctaaataaatgtatttacaaaGAAATGTCACTACTATAAAGTGTCCCCACTGAGCTGGGGCCTGGCATGgcctgggaggagaggagaggaagggtcTCTGGGGTGGTAGGAGTTCATGCTCCTCTAGGTGAACTGGGGCAGGGGATAGTGGGAGCAACCTGAGCCAGGTGCTTTCCTCAGCGCCTCTGTGGTCCTCCAGGAGAAGCAAACCAAGCCAGCAGAAACGCCCCGGCTGCAGCTGTCTTCAGGCTTCGCTTGGAACGTGGGACTAGACTCTCTGACCCCGGCCTTGCCACCTCTAGCGGAGAGCTCAGATAGCGAAGAGGATGAGAAGCCACACCAAGCCACGGTGCTCTATTTTCCAGGGCGTGTCCTTTTTGCAGGGACCCCTTGGCGTCAGTCTCCTGTGCTCTGTTCCTAGCCTGGGTGTCTTcctgggtaggtcggggagggggcaGCAGCCAGTCCCAGGCCAGGGGGTGTATATATAGAGCCCTGGCAACCCAGCCAGCCTATGGCTTCCACCACAGACCTCCTCTAGGCCTTGAGGAGCAGATGACTCACTGTGTTTCTGCCTtccatagcagaaaaagaaaagcaagaaagaaagggagttgcagaagcagaaggcagagaaggagcTGTCCCGCATTGAGGAGGCACTGATGGATCCTGGGCGGCAACCGGAGTCCGCAGATGATTTTGATCGACTGGTGCTCAGCTCCCCCAACAGCTCAATCCTGTGGCTGCAGTACATGGCTTTCCACCTGCAGGCCACGGAGATCGAGAAGGCCCGTGCCGTGGCCGAGAGGGCCCTTAAGACCAtctccttcaggtctcagctttgCCCCAGGGAGCGCTGTGTCTCCGCACGTTCTGGGCTGGGAGGTTTTTCAACCTGTGGGGCATTTCTTCCTAGGAGGGCCAGCAGCAGTTTGGGTGGCTGCCACCAGGGGCCCATGGGTTCCTAGGCTTTCTGCCGTAGACGTGGCCATCTGTGAAATAGATCcgctcatttatattttatagtcaTCTTCTCCGAAACTGCTAAGGGTAACCTTTACAAGAGTCCCTGTACTTACATAAGGGAACCAGTTTGGAACAGGAGTACAGCAAGAAAAAGAGCTCACTACATACCTGGGTGAAAACCCTGTATGTGGCCATTTTCGAAACAGAGTGAGTTTTCTAAGGCCTAATGAAGAGGGAAGACAGTCCTTTGCTTTATCCTCTTAGTTTGAAGGGAGAATCAGACCCAGGACTCTGCTTCCAGCCCAAATCTCAGGCCCATTTGGGATCTAGTGGGCTTCTTTTCCAGGAATGGAGGTAGAATCCAGGGGAGACTGAGACCAAGCCATCAGAATTGGGGCAGGGGTTCCTGATGTTGTGGGAGctgtggtggggacacagcctctTAGGGTCTGCATTTGGGATCTGAGGACATGGGTAGAGCCTAGGAAGAGGACGTGGCTCCTGGGTCTGcctggctggggtgggaggcTCCCTGGGTTGAGCTGATGGAGCTCCTGTGCTGACTGCTCTCCCTCCAGAGAGGAGCAGGAGAAACTGAATGTGTGGGTGGCTCTGCTGAACCTGGAGAACATGTATGGCTCTCAGGAGTCCCTGACCAAGGTCTTCGAGCGGGCCGTGCAGTACAATGAGCCTCTCAAAGTCTTTCTTCACCTGGCAGACATCTACGCCAAGTCAGAGAAATTCCAGGTAGGAGGGCCACAGAGCAGCTCCTGGGAGTCCCAGCGGTTCTCAGGGAAGAGCCCCTGGGGTTCTGGGTCCAGTCCTGCCCTTGGCTTGCTATGCCACATCTGGGCCCCAACTTCCTCATCTTCAAGTAAGAGAAGTTATTTCCCTCACCTCTTCTTCAGGACCGTGGGGTCAAGGTGAGGGAAGCAGTGACTTTGGAAGTGAAGGGGCAGTGGAGCCCTGGGATGTCTGTGCTAGGCTGCTGGCTGGGCATCACAGACAGAGGGGACATCCCAGCCCAGCATCCACTTCGGCGGCATCTCTCCTGCTCCCCCTGTCATTCTCATGTTCTCCTAGTAGGACTGTCTTCCCATGGGTGCCGAGCAGCAGGGCATCCCCTCCACTGGGTCGTGCCTGTCCACTGGCCTCTCTGTGAGCCTCCCTCCCCGCTCCTCTCAGGTCTCTAGCATTAGGCCCTGAGAGTGATTTGGTGTCTGGGAGCCCAAGTCTTGCTGCTTATGAGTGTTCCTGCTTGTCTGTCTAGTCCCCTCTGTAGTACCACGCTCTCCTCTTGTCTTTTCCCACAGGAAGCCAGTGAACTCTACAACCGGATGCTGAAGCGTTTCCGGCAGGAGAAAGCTGTATGGATCAAATACGGCGCCTTCCTTCTGCGGAGGAGCCAGGCGGGGGCCAGTCACTGCGTGCTGCAGCGAGCCCTTGAGTGCCTGCCTAGCACGGAGCGTGAGTGCTCATTCCCAGCTCCCAAGCCCATGAGCGCTCCAGGATCGGGGAGTAGGGATTGGCTGTGGCATTGCTTCTAAGTCAGGAGAGCCTTGTGAGGGCTTTCCTCTGGCTGCCTGTCGATTCTGTGCCCGAGCCTaacaatacattttatatttcaaatgccAGGCTCCAGGAGACAGAAGAACAAAACGCAGTTAGCACTAGTTCTGTTGCCCCTGGAGTCCCCCACGTCTTCTGTGCCCAGAGAGTGGTGTGTCTGCAGTGCCCGTCTGTGTATTTGGCTCCCACCTTCCTTTTGGGGCTTTGTCCCTCTTGTCACAACCTGTCTTGGGACCTGAGAGCAGGGAGTCAGGCCCACGCTGTCCCTGTGGAACACTGTTGTGGTGAGGGGGTGTGTCTGCTTGTTGGGTCTCTGAGCTGTCCTCTCCCTGCAGACGTGGATGTCATTGCCAAGTTTGCCCAGCTTGAGTTTCAGCTGGGGGACCCAGAGCGGGCCAAAGCCATTTTTGAGAACACGCTGACCACCTACCCAAAGCGCACAGATGTCTGGTCAGTCTACATCGACATGACCATCAAGCATGGCAGCCAGAAGGATGTCCGGTAAGTGGGGCTGCCGGCCAAGGCCGAGTTCCTCAGGGGAGGGCGTGGTAGGCATTGGCCCGGCAGCAGAGCTCAGCATTCCAGTCCTCTTACTCAGTCTAGAAAGCCAGCTCAATGTGATGCCCCAGGCCCAGTGACATTCACTTGTTCAACTTCTCTTTCTGCTTCAAAGGCAAGCATCTGGTCTGTCTGAAACCATTGGTAGGAGGTAGCCTGGTCCCTGTCATGGGAATCAAGAAACTTGGGTTTCTCTCATAATTACACTGTTCTTGGCTCTCAATGTAGACAACTTTCACAGGCAGTCTCTTGCCTTTGTCCCCCAGCATCACCACAAGATAGGGAGGGTTTAGAGATGAGTAGACTGAGGTCCACAAAGCACAGATGCCTCACCCAAGCCCTTCAGCGAGCTGAGCTTTTCTCAGAGAAGAGTTCTCTATGTGTGTTTCTTACTGTGTGTTCCCCATCCCAGTAGCTTTGTCCTGATCACTGTAAGGCTTTAGACAGAAGTCCCTTACCATCTCTGGATGTCTGTCTGCTCATCTGGAAGATGAGGTGGTAGTGCCTCTCCCCAGGGCATCATGGGAGTTCATCATGGATTAATAAGGATAATGGTAGAAGTGGGAGTCCTGGATGGGAGGGGGTCCTGGTTCCAGGGCTGAGAACAAGTGGGTTAGTGCTAGGCAGGAAGCATGCGGCATGGTACTGAGAGGCAAATGCCACCCTGCTGCTCCTCAACAGGGACATCTTTGAGCGGGTCATTCATCTGAGCTTGGCCCCCAAGAAAATGAAGTTCTTCTTCAAGCGCTACCTGGACTACGAGAAGCAGCATGGCACCGAGAAGGATGTGCAAGCAGTCAAGGCCAAGGCCCTGGAGTATGTGGAGGCCAAGAGCTCAGTGGAGGACTAGTGGCAGGCTGGCTCCACAGGTCACTGTTAGCAGTGGGCCAGCCGGCCTCGCCTCAGGTGCCTGGGCACTGGGAAAACTGTTGGCTCAGGACTCTGTTTAAATGCTGCTTTTTCTGCAGCACCCTTAGGGGAATCCTGTCAGGATAAAAAGGAATTTGAGATAGTTTTTAAGTcctctttgttcattttattttcagtaccAATTTATGTCATCTTTTTCCTTATCTGAGGCTTCTTACAGGTTGCGGACAGCAGGCCCCTGGACTCCTGGAAAAGCTGAAGGTCCCTCTTCCAGGGGAGTTCCTTAGGGAGCAAGAGTGGAGGGGGTACTCCTAAGGGTCTTGTGGTCAGGATCCCCCTTCGTGCCTAGTGGGCTGTCAGTCCAGCCAGAGGGGGATCATTAGGCTCCCAGCAGTGGGCCCTTCCCTCCGATCTCTGGGTgttccttcagcctcagcctagCTGGCCCTTTACTGGAGGCTGTGAGTCTGGGACAGGACAAATTGAGAGCCCAGAGGGGAAAATGGAGAAACCTGGGCTGCTGAGGAAAGCCACAGGGATTGGCTTAAACTGACGATGTCTTATCCCAGGCCCACCATGGCCAAATTACCTAGCCTTTCCATATCTGGTATATTGCACGTCTTGGGAAACCAGCACAGACTCAGCTAGTTGCTGAAGCCAGTTCTTTTTTGGCTTGGACCTGAGGGAATTAGAAGTTTTCTCTGGCAGAGTTTTAAGTGTCCTGAGAGCTTTTCCAAATATGCCAGGAAGCAGGACAGGGCCAAGGGAGAGCATCCAGAGGTTTTAGAGGCGGTGGGGGTGGCAGGCAGGGATGACAGGATGGAGAAGCTGGGGCTGGCCTGCTGCTTAAACATGAGAACTAGGTTACAAGAGCTAGTTCTGGGCCTGCCTACTGAGCACAGAATCTTCTGAATCGTGAAATTTCAAACTCTGAGAAAGGCCAGGCTTTGTTTCCCACACCAAATCAGATCATAGAACCCAACCGCAAAGAGATCAGGGGCTTCCCGTGTGTTAAACACCTGGCACTCCCTGCACTGCTACCACCCATGTGGTCTATTTCAGTCCTGTCCCCTTCCCTAACACAGGGCATGGGGTTCGGGCCTGGCCCTGTGACCACCAGCCTCCTATGGCATGGCCCATCCCATCACACAGACACCAGGCTAGTCCTTTTAGTAAGAAAAGctttatcaaaaatttaaatatataaaataagtccAGAGGCATGCACTGGAGGCTTCTTCCCAGGGCCACACTGCTGCGCTGGGTATCCCTATGCAGCTAGACACACATTAACTATACACAGTACCATCAAGGAGCCTGCTGGTGAGCTTCACTGTCACCAGCCTTGCTGGCTGGGGCTTCCATTGTCTGCTGGGTCTCTCCGCACCCCCAGATTGCCTTGTGGTCCTTTCCCCCAGCCAAGaagatacagtttttaaaaaatcctcttcTGATAGGGATGTGAGCAAGCAGTGGGGTTCAGTTTGGGACCAAGTCGTGCCATTTGGAAAGGGGGTGGGAAGCAGCTCCTTAGGAGGCGAGCAGGGCCATCTCCACGTTGTCTGGGGCCGCACCATTGCCTGCCAGACCCTGGGCCCACTTGTGCAGCCGGCTGTAGAGTGGGAGGCCCTGGTTCTCACGGTACAAGTAGACGCCGGTGATGGCATTCCACTGTGGCCGCGGCTGCGTGCCTTCCACTGGGAAGTTGGCCACCAGCTCCTCGTCATCTTTGTTGAGCGCCACAAAACCAAAGAAGCGGCGCACATTGTTGGCAGCGAGCACCCGAGAGTGCACCTCGGCCGTGCGCTGGAACAGCTGGTCCTCATTGGTGCGGTACTGTGCCCAGTAGGCCTCCTGGCGGTAGCTGAGTGGTGAGCAGTAATGCTTGAGGCACTTGGTCAGGAACACCAGGATGGCCACCACGCCAATGAGCAGCCACCCAAAGAGCTGGCCAGAGAATGGGCAGGGTTCAGGAAGGGCGAGGAACTGCCTGGCCCTACCTCTCAGAGCGAAGTGGAGAAGGAGCAACTTCCACTGGTGTGAGGGAAGCAGGCCCCTCTGGCTGTGACTCCATTGCTTCCTTACCCCCTTTAACTCACACTCTTCTTGCTCTTAGCCTGCATTTTCTGCTGCCACCCCTTCAACCTTAAGGGCACTTCCTTCCCCTGCCATCATCTCACCCCATCAAACaccaggcagggtgtggtggctcatgcctgtaatcccagcactttgggacgtcaaggtgggcggatcacctaaggtcagtagttcgagaccagcctggccaacatgatgaaaccccatctctacttaaaatacaaaaaaattaaccgggtatggtggtgcatgcatgtagtcccagctacttgggaggctgaggcaggagaatcgcttgaaccctggaggtggagattgcagtgagccaagactgtgccactgtactccagcctgggtgacagagtgagactccatctcaaaacaaaaaacaaacaaacaaaaaaacctagctCAACCTGCCAGGCTCAGCTTAGATGCCACCTTTGGGAAGCCTTCAAAGTCCCCTCTGGGAGCACTTGTGCCTTCCCTGAATCCCCCGTGGCCTGGTTCCTCTCATCATCACCATCTGCCGTGTTTGGAGGTCATGTATGTGCTTGTCTGAAATGCTTGCCTGGagggcaaggaaaagcaaggtcATCTTTGTTTTACCATTTGCTCCTGTACAGAGATCTGGGGGCATTTGATTCGCATCCAGTAAGTATTTTTTTGTCTACCATCTTCCAGCTCTGGTGCTGTCTCCATCCTTTTCTctgtttatgtttcttttctttttcttgagacggagtcttggtctgtcacccaggctgaagtacagtggtgtgatctcagctcattgcaacctccacctccagggttcaagtgattctcctgcctcagcctcccgagtagctgggattacaggtgcccgccaccatgcctggctaatttttgtatttttagtaaagacaaagttccaccatattggccagactggtctcaaattcctgacctccagtgatccacccaccttagcctcccaaagtgctaggattacaggcatgagccactgcgctcagcctctgtttacatttcttatttaCTCAGAGAAAAAACCTTTTAGAAAACCTGTGTTCCCCTGAGATCAtgaacccagcctggccaacatggtgaaaccccgtctctactaaaaatagaaaaattagctgggcatggtggcacacgcctgtaatgccagttactcaggaggctgaggcaggagaatcactttaactggaggtggaggttgcagtgagtggagatcgcacgactgcactccagcctgggtgacaagagagagactccatctcaaaaaaaacctgtGCTCCTCCTTCCTGTCTCTCCCTCACCCACTGCTTCTCTAAGTTAATGCTTTCTGCTGAGATTTTCTGCTACTGCCCAGTTCTCTTCCCTTGCCTTCTCTCCCTTGACCAACCTCCTCTCCTTCAGAGCCCAGCTTAGGCTCAGGACAGCAACTGCATCTTCCTGACTCAACACCCCATCCTGACCCAAGGGACTTCCCTTAAGTCATCAACACTTGAGGCTGACTCAGTATTTGGGCTGGGCCCTTTCTGGGATAGGAATGTGTTCATCCCGGAGCCAGCCACACTCCACTGTCAAGGCCCGATCACAGATGTTTCTGGAGTGGCTTGTGGGGGCCCATGCTCAGTCTGGCTGGGGTAAGTGGCTTGTCTGTGATTGGAATTAAAGACCAGTGTGAGCCAGAACAATGTTCCTTTAACATTTAAAACTAATGTCATATACAAGTGAgatttactgttaaaaaaaaaaaaattgctaagacTTTCTCTCATTTGTGTCTGGAATTGGCCCTTGCCCTACCACGCACCAGTTAACCAGCTCTGATACCTAATGCCAGTTCTTTCCCACAGACCTCAGCCCCTGAGGACCAAGTCCAGGTTTAGCACTAGGCCATCCCTACACCTCCCACCAGCCACCACTAGGGAAGAGGAGCTTCCCTTGCACAGCTCCTTACCTGGGACTCATACCTGAGCCTGCGGATGACCTCCTCCCGGAAGTCTGTCAGGTTGGGAGGGTTTTCCTTGCAGGGAAACCTGGCCAGGATTTCGGTGGCGTGGGCTGATGGGAAGTGCTCTTCCCTGGCCGTGAGTGAGGAGGGGTCCACGAACTCGCTGAGAGCACAGACATAAGCCTCACCACGCAGCAGGGAGATGACAGACCAAGTGACAGGGGCCACAGCTGCTCGGCCCAGGATGGAGCTTAGAAGGAGGAAGGTGGGGGCGGCCGAGCAGTTCTTGGTCCTCCGGTGCTGGCACTCAGCCACGAGATTCCAGGTGTGGTTGTTGAGGATGATGCCGATGATGAAGAGCACCAGGGCAGGCACACCGATGGCTGCCAGCCCATAGAGGTAGTTCCGGGCCGGCGAGCAGGGGCAGTGGAAGGCCACCACAGAGAAGAGTTCCTGGCTGCCCACTGTGCCCAGTGCCACCAGCCCGTTGAAAATCATCACATCCTTGCTCTTGAAGAAGAGTGACAGGAAGCGGAAGTTCTCTGCGATCAGAGCTGCCATGGTGACGGTCGTGGCGGGTGGATTGCAGGAGAGGAGGCGGGAGGAGATGGGATTGATGGTTGCTGGTGGTACTAGGAAGGGGCGTGGGCTGGGGGACGCCGGACAGCAGGGCGTGGTTGTGCTATTTCA
It contains:
- the CALHM2 gene encoding calcium homeostasis modulator protein 2, with the translated sequence MAALIAENFRFLSLFFKSKDVMIFNGLVALGTVGSQELFSVVAFHCPCSPARNYLYGLAAIGVPALVLFIIGIILNNHTWNLVAECQHRRTKNCSAAPTFLLLSSILGRAAVAPVTWSVISLLRGEAYVCALSEFVDPSSLTAREEHFPSAHATEILARFPCKENPPNLTDFREEVIRRLRYESQLFGWLLIGVVAILVFLTKCLKHYCSPLSYRQEAYWAQYRTNEDQLFQRTAEVHSRVLAANNVRRFFGFVALNKDDEELVANFPVEGTQPRPQWNAITGVYLYRENQGLPLYSRLHKWAQGLAGNGAAPDNVEMALLAS